In one Desulfuribacillus stibiiarsenatis genomic region, the following are encoded:
- the gatA gene encoding Asp-tRNA(Asn)/Glu-tRNA(Gln) amidotransferase subunit GatA, whose protein sequence is MSILENSISQIHSLLKNKEIKVSELVQESFGRIEATDNKVQAFLALNQEKAPKRAQQIEQEITELEDAEDLPILAGIPAGIKDNICTMGMPTTCGSRILEGYIPPYSATVMKRLHAAGAVPMGKLNMDEFAMGSSTENSAYQITRNPWNLDYVPGGSSGGSAASVAAGQVVFALGSDTGGSIRQPAAYCGVVGLKPTYGLVSRFGLVAYASSLDQIGPLTRNVEDTADVLQAIAGYDEQDSTSADVTVPNYRDALTGDIKGLKIAVAKEYMGEGIDPQVRAVIQKAIDQLAALGAEIEEVSLPHTEYALASYYLIAPAEASSNLARYDGVKYGIRADGAKDLLDMYKKTRSQGFGEEVKRRIMVGTYALSSGYYDAYYLKAQKVRTLIKQDFDKVFEKYDLIVGPTAPTTAFKIGEKTADPLTMYLNDICTIPINLAGLPAISIPCGFVDGLPVGLQLIGKAFAESTILQASYAYEQATQFYKQRPVL, encoded by the coding sequence GTGTCAATTTTAGAAAATAGCATTAGTCAGATACATAGTTTACTTAAAAATAAAGAAATAAAGGTTTCAGAACTTGTGCAAGAATCATTTGGGCGCATCGAGGCAACAGATAATAAAGTACAGGCATTTCTAGCATTAAATCAAGAGAAAGCTCCGAAAAGAGCACAGCAAATAGAGCAAGAGATTACGGAACTAGAAGATGCGGAAGATCTTCCAATTCTGGCAGGTATCCCTGCAGGGATTAAAGATAATATCTGCACAATGGGGATGCCGACAACTTGTGGTAGTAGAATCTTAGAAGGATACATTCCGCCATATAGTGCAACGGTAATGAAACGTTTACATGCAGCAGGTGCAGTTCCTATGGGTAAGTTAAATATGGACGAGTTCGCAATGGGCAGCTCAACAGAGAATTCTGCTTACCAGATTACGAGAAATCCATGGAATCTCGATTATGTGCCGGGAGGTTCTAGCGGTGGTTCGGCGGCAAGCGTTGCTGCAGGACAGGTTGTATTCGCTTTAGGATCTGATACAGGTGGATCGATTCGTCAACCAGCAGCTTATTGTGGCGTAGTAGGGTTAAAGCCTACGTATGGACTTGTGTCACGCTTTGGACTCGTAGCTTATGCATCTTCTCTAGACCAAATCGGTCCTTTAACAAGAAACGTAGAGGATACCGCAGATGTACTACAAGCGATTGCAGGGTATGATGAGCAAGATTCTACTTCTGCTGATGTTACTGTGCCTAACTATAGAGACGCATTAACAGGTGATATTAAGGGACTAAAGATCGCTGTTGCTAAAGAATACATGGGGGAAGGAATTGACCCTCAGGTACGCGCAGTAATTCAGAAGGCAATTGACCAATTAGCAGCCCTTGGTGCGGAAATTGAAGAAGTGTCCCTTCCGCATACAGAGTACGCCCTAGCAAGCTATTATCTGATAGCTCCTGCAGAGGCGTCTTCTAATCTAGCTCGTTATGATGGTGTGAAATACGGAATTCGTGCTGATGGTGCGAAGGATTTACTAGATATGTATAAGAAAACCCGTAGCCAAGGCTTCGGTGAAGAGGTAAAGCGTAGAATCATGGTAGGTACATATGCCTTAAGCTCTGGTTACTACGATGCGTACTATTTAAAAGCACAGAAAGTAAGAACATTAATTAAGCAAGACTTCGATAAAGTATTTGAGAAGTATGACCTAATTGTCGGACCAACGGCACCAACGACAGCATTTAAAATTGGTGAGAAAACGGCGGATCCACTGACAATGTACTTAAATGATATTTGCACGATTCCAATTAACCTAGCAGGCTTACCTGCGATTAGCATTCCATGTGGGTTTGTTGACGGTCTACCAGTCGGATTACAATTGATTGGTAAAGCGTTTGCTGAATCTACGATATTACAAGCGTCTTATGCTTATGAGCAAGCAACACAGTTCTATAAGCAAAGACCAGTTCTTTAG
- the ligA gene encoding NAD-dependent DNA ligase LigA yields the protein MNQQAVIIELEKLRNSIEEHNYQYYVLDAPTITDYEYDQLMNRLQEIETQYPQLITADSPTQKVGGAPLLQFEKVDHIVPMYSLGNAFNEADLKEFDRRIKKDLGTDDVSYVCELKIDGLAVSLYYENGQLIRGATRGDGTTGEDITENIKRIRSIPLRLRKAVTLEVRGEAYLSKKEFARINAEREENGDMIFANPRNAAAGSLRQLDPKIVEKRALDVFLYGLGFVDEPTFAREQVELREQKDIFPVFQFLGLRINPQHKTIDSIEDVIQIAQYWQQHRHDLPYDIDGLVIKVNQFSQQEQLGFTAKSPRYAIAFKFPAEQGFSIIEDVIFSVGRTGVVTPTAVLQPVALAGTVVSRATLHNQDLIKEKDIRIGDQVIVQKAGDIIPEIVKSLAEKRTGEEKEIEYPSECPACDSGLVKLEGEVAIRCINPSCPALHQEAIIHFVSRDAMNIEGLGEKVVIQLFAAGLIEDAADLYFLQKEQLLPLERMGEKSVDNLLAAIEKSKNNSLERLLFGLGIRFIGSKASKILASHFKTLQALQQASEEELTAVFEIGDKMAESILEYFRNPQFLKVIDKLQQAGVNFAYNDKRASFANAFGDEQNTADSMFAGKTVVLTGTLEKLSRTEATEMLEQLGAQVTGSVSKKTDFVIAGEKAGSKLDKATSLNIPILTEAEFLDKIKHTE from the coding sequence GTGAACCAACAAGCGGTAATCATAGAGTTAGAAAAGCTTCGCAATAGCATTGAGGAGCATAATTATCAGTATTACGTTCTCGACGCACCAACGATTACAGATTATGAGTATGATCAATTGATGAATCGTTTGCAAGAGATAGAAACACAGTATCCACAACTAATTACAGCGGATTCCCCCACTCAAAAGGTGGGAGGAGCTCCGCTTCTTCAGTTTGAGAAGGTAGATCATATCGTTCCGATGTATAGCCTTGGAAATGCGTTCAATGAAGCAGATCTTAAAGAATTTGATCGGAGAATTAAGAAGGACCTCGGAACCGACGATGTATCCTATGTGTGCGAATTGAAAATCGATGGGTTAGCGGTATCTCTCTACTACGAGAACGGTCAATTAATTCGTGGTGCTACCAGAGGAGACGGAACGACTGGTGAAGATATTACGGAGAATATCAAGCGCATAAGGTCTATTCCTTTACGGTTACGAAAAGCAGTAACACTAGAAGTGCGCGGGGAAGCCTACCTGTCGAAAAAAGAGTTCGCAAGAATTAATGCAGAGCGCGAAGAAAACGGTGATATGATATTTGCGAACCCGCGCAATGCTGCCGCAGGTTCGTTACGCCAACTCGATCCGAAAATTGTCGAGAAAAGAGCATTAGACGTATTCTTATACGGTTTAGGGTTTGTCGATGAACCAACCTTTGCAAGGGAACAAGTAGAGCTTCGAGAGCAAAAGGATATTTTCCCAGTATTTCAATTCTTAGGGCTTAGAATCAACCCTCAGCACAAAACAATTGATTCTATAGAAGATGTGATACAAATTGCACAGTATTGGCAGCAACACCGTCATGATCTACCGTATGACATTGATGGATTAGTGATTAAAGTCAATCAGTTCTCACAGCAAGAGCAGCTAGGATTTACTGCGAAGAGCCCGCGCTATGCGATTGCCTTTAAGTTTCCGGCTGAGCAAGGGTTTAGTATTATTGAAGATGTGATATTTAGTGTAGGGCGTACAGGGGTTGTAACCCCTACGGCGGTATTACAGCCAGTGGCGTTAGCTGGTACGGTTGTAAGTAGGGCGACGTTACATAATCAAGACCTAATTAAAGAAAAGGATATCCGCATTGGCGACCAAGTGATTGTCCAAAAAGCCGGCGATATCATCCCTGAAATCGTGAAAAGCCTTGCAGAAAAACGCACAGGTGAAGAAAAGGAAATAGAGTATCCGTCGGAATGCCCTGCATGTGATAGCGGCCTTGTAAAGTTGGAAGGTGAAGTGGCCATCCGTTGTATCAATCCTAGCTGCCCTGCATTACACCAAGAAGCAATTATTCACTTCGTGTCACGAGATGCGATGAATATTGAAGGCCTTGGCGAGAAAGTAGTCATTCAATTATTTGCAGCAGGGCTCATTGAAGATGCGGCAGATTTATACTTTTTACAGAAGGAACAACTACTACCCCTTGAGCGCATGGGCGAGAAATCCGTCGATAATTTATTGGCCGCCATCGAGAAGAGTAAGAACAATTCATTGGAGCGGCTACTTTTCGGACTTGGAATTCGCTTTATCGGAAGTAAGGCTAGTAAAATTCTTGCGAGTCACTTTAAGACCTTACAAGCATTACAACAAGCATCGGAAGAAGAGCTTACAGCAGTGTTTGAGATTGGTGATAAAATGGCGGAAAGTATCTTAGAGTACTTTAGGAACCCACAATTCTTAAAGGTCATTGATAAGCTGCAACAAGCAGGAGTAAATTTTGCATATAATGATAAGCGAGCATCATTTGCTAATGCTTTCGGTGATGAACAGAATACCGCTGATTCCATGTTCGCGGGTAAGACTGTCGTATTAACTGGAACGCTGGAGAAACTGTCAAGAACAGAGGCAACGGAGATGTTAGAACAGCTTGGAGCACAAGTGACTGGCAGTGTCAGCAAGAAAACGGATTTCGTAATCGCCGGGGAAAAAGCGGGGTCGAAATTAGACAAAGCGACCAGTCTGAACATACCGATTCTTACTGAAGCGGAGTTTTTAGATAAAATTAAGCATACTGAATAA
- a CDS encoding alkaline phosphatase family protein, translated as MKKVILLLVDSLLPGPLEKAMERGEVPNMSAIAETGTFIKRGVTLLPTMSCVVDSSIITGCYPDEHHVPGLMWYNPKENRIVDYGSSFGITWRLGFKQVLQDVIHDLHSKHLSKKVTTIYEDLEKRGLTTGNINFGVYRGKSEHTMKMPFLLNLMTKFQLNNKKVKGPNILTVGKLVKGELNKPYDINAPSSVFKRYGLNDEYTIEVFQEIVRQKQLPDFTMMYFPDLDQAVHKKGTKFAIDSIQKIDKKIGQLLDALGGPEKAMEETIWIILSDHGQTDVKEGIGQIPLPEILSDLTIHNLRKPIDSATMDVVICNNERLTYLYFFRMKKDKIMEALLADSRIDFVAHRNNQQITVEKRDHDSNKKKDLKLVYSETGDYTDPYNQTWNISGDYQVLDLHVKDNRIDYDDYPDALKRLQAAFFGQRTQDVLVVTAKPGYEFQSQGSANHNGGGSHGSLHRQDSEIPIIIGGTDKKPKYPRIVDLKKFILDLIH; from the coding sequence ATGAAAAAAGTTATCCTTTTACTTGTAGACTCACTATTGCCAGGGCCATTAGAGAAAGCGATGGAACGTGGCGAAGTGCCAAATATGTCTGCCATTGCAGAAACGGGAACTTTTATTAAACGAGGAGTCACATTATTGCCGACCATGTCGTGCGTTGTTGATTCGTCTATCATCACAGGTTGTTACCCCGATGAGCACCATGTGCCAGGCCTTATGTGGTATAACCCCAAAGAGAACCGTATTGTCGACTATGGAAGTAGCTTTGGCATTACCTGGCGTCTAGGGTTCAAGCAGGTCTTACAAGACGTAATTCATGACTTGCATAGCAAGCATTTAAGCAAGAAAGTAACGACAATTTATGAAGATTTAGAAAAGAGAGGGTTAACCACAGGTAACATAAATTTCGGCGTATATCGCGGCAAGTCAGAACACACAATGAAGATGCCGTTTCTATTAAACCTCATGACGAAATTTCAATTGAATAATAAAAAGGTAAAAGGCCCTAATATACTAACGGTGGGTAAGCTAGTCAAGGGAGAACTCAACAAACCATACGATATTAATGCACCATCATCAGTATTTAAGCGATATGGCTTAAATGACGAATATACGATTGAAGTATTTCAAGAAATCGTAAGACAGAAGCAACTGCCAGACTTCACGATGATGTACTTCCCGGATTTAGACCAAGCGGTACATAAAAAAGGGACGAAATTTGCCATTGATTCGATTCAGAAAATCGACAAGAAAATTGGGCAGCTGTTAGACGCTTTAGGCGGCCCAGAAAAGGCCATGGAAGAGACGATTTGGATTATTCTCAGCGATCATGGACAGACAGATGTGAAAGAGGGAATAGGGCAAATCCCGCTGCCAGAAATCCTTAGCGATTTAACAATCCATAACCTGCGCAAGCCCATTGATTCAGCTACGATGGATGTAGTGATTTGTAATAATGAGCGGTTGACCTACTTATATTTCTTCCGAATGAAAAAGGACAAAATCATGGAAGCTCTATTAGCAGATTCGCGCATTGACTTTGTTGCCCATCGTAACAACCAACAAATCACCGTAGAGAAAAGAGATCACGACTCTAATAAGAAGAAAGACTTAAAACTTGTGTATAGTGAAACAGGAGATTATACAGATCCGTATAATCAAACGTGGAACATCTCAGGAGATTATCAGGTATTAGACCTACATGTGAAAGATAATCGTATCGACTACGACGACTACCCTGATGCCCTCAAGAGATTACAAGCCGCGTTTTTCGGACAACGTACACAAGACGTACTTGTCGTAACAGCGAAGCCGGGCTATGAGTTCCAATCCCAAGGGAGCGCGAACCATAATGGTGGCGGTAGCCATGGATCTCTTCATCGCCAAGATTCTGAAATTCCGATTATTATTGGCGGAACGGATAAGAAGCCGAAATATCCACGGATTGTAGATTTAAAAAAGTTTATTCTAGATTTAATCCACTAA
- a CDS encoding MraY family glycosyltransferase has protein sequence MTYVFSFFTAFLITYAFVPITRKIAIRLGIVDKPNGRKIHADPIPLLGGLAIFLGLGVSALLFIPMNQKIVTLFLAGSLVLMVGIIDDWNKAHGKDFPAWPKLIVQVISATVLYYGGIRILGIRGFMFDDQVTWQFFSIISFFLTILWIVAIMNMLNFLDGMDGLAAGISAISAMTLFLIALIQKQEILALLSIALLGTTLGFLKYNFHPAKIFMGDAGALFLGCILAGVSIEGAFKGATILTLFVPLFVFGVPIFDTLYVMFRRWRENRPIYVADKGHVHHRLMKLGLSQPHIVTFIYVVGICFSLLSLVIILLIYR, from the coding sequence GTGACGTATGTTTTTTCCTTTTTTACTGCTTTTTTAATTACATACGCCTTTGTTCCTATAACTAGGAAAATTGCGATTCGCTTAGGGATTGTCGATAAACCGAATGGACGGAAGATACATGCCGATCCGATTCCATTGCTCGGCGGGCTCGCAATCTTTTTAGGTTTAGGGGTTTCTGCGTTGCTCTTTATCCCGATGAACCAAAAAATTGTCACTCTGTTTCTTGCCGGTTCCCTTGTACTTATGGTAGGTATTATTGATGATTGGAATAAAGCCCATGGCAAGGATTTTCCTGCTTGGCCGAAACTGATTGTACAAGTCATTTCTGCCACAGTTTTATATTATGGTGGTATTCGAATTCTCGGCATACGAGGCTTCATGTTTGATGATCAAGTGACTTGGCAGTTTTTCTCTATTATTAGCTTTTTTTTAACGATTCTTTGGATTGTTGCAATCATGAATATGTTGAACTTTTTGGACGGAATGGATGGTTTAGCTGCGGGAATCTCGGCAATCTCTGCCATGACATTGTTCTTAATTGCACTCATACAAAAACAAGAAATCCTAGCATTACTTTCGATTGCTCTCTTAGGAACAACACTGGGATTTTTAAAGTATAATTTTCATCCAGCAAAAATTTTTATGGGGGATGCAGGGGCTCTGTTTTTAGGTTGCATTCTAGCGGGGGTTTCCATAGAAGGTGCTTTTAAAGGGGCAACTATACTGACATTATTTGTACCTCTATTCGTCTTTGGCGTTCCGATTTTTGATACTCTGTACGTTATGTTTCGAAGGTGGCGTGAAAACCGGCCGATTTATGTAGCAGATAAAGGGCATGTCCATCACCGTCTGATGAAACTAGGGCTTAGTCAGCCCCACATCGTAACGTTTATCTATGTAGTAGGCATCTGTTTTTCTTTGTTAAGTCTAGTCATTATCCTACTTATATACCGATAA
- a CDS encoding YbjQ family protein — protein sequence MILVNTETIPGKKIVRTIGYVKGSTIQARHIGQDIIAGLRNIVGGEIKEYTNLMDDARKRAVQRMVAEAEARGANAIVNLRFMNAQIAQGAAEILVYGTALVVEDEV from the coding sequence ATGATTCTAGTCAATACTGAGACAATTCCAGGGAAGAAAATTGTTCGTACAATTGGTTATGTGAAGGGCAGTACGATTCAAGCGCGACACATTGGGCAGGATATCATTGCAGGCTTAAGAAACATTGTAGGTGGCGAAATTAAAGAGTATACTAATCTCATGGATGACGCTCGTAAACGTGCTGTGCAGCGTATGGTCGCAGAAGCTGAGGCCCGTGGTGCGAATGCTATTGTGAATCTGCGCTTTATGAACGCACAAATTGCGCAAGGGGCAGCAGAAATACTCGTCTATGGTACGGCGCTCGTTGTAGAAGATGAAGTTTAA
- the gatB gene encoding Asp-tRNA(Asn)/Glu-tRNA(Gln) amidotransferase subunit GatB: protein MEKLNFETVIGLEVHVEMHTNTKIFCGCSTAFGAPPNSHTCPVCLGQPGVLPVLNEQAVTYAIKASLALNCRINQQSKFDRKNYFYPDLPKAYQISQYDKPIGEHGYIDIDLPNGEKKRIGITRVHLEEDAGKLIHSADGSSSLVDYNRVGTPLIEIVSEPDLRSPEEARLYLEKLKAIIQYTDVSDVKMEEGSLRCDANISLRPIGQQELGTKAELKNMNSFKGVQKGLEYEEKRQAQVLREGEKVIQETRRWDDAAGKTISMRSKEQAHDYRYFPEPDLVKLEIDDEWIAQIQATIPELPDKRKERYMAEHGLSAYDASVITSSRELAEFFEKTMEHCKDAKSAANWLQGDLLGYMNANNIEFKNLTLDPANLGKMVSLIEAGTISTKIAKTVFQEILETGKDPQTIVKEKGLEQISDEGAILAIVKKAIESSPQSVEDFKNGKERAVGFFVGQVMKETKGKANPQLVNELIITELKKL from the coding sequence GTGGAGAAATTGAACTTTGAAACAGTCATAGGATTAGAAGTCCACGTAGAAATGCACACCAATACGAAAATCTTTTGCGGTTGTTCAACAGCCTTCGGTGCTCCACCGAATTCACATACTTGCCCAGTTTGTTTGGGACAACCAGGGGTTCTGCCGGTGCTTAATGAACAAGCAGTGACATATGCAATCAAAGCATCTTTGGCGCTAAATTGCAGAATCAACCAGCAGAGTAAGTTTGACCGTAAGAACTATTTCTATCCAGATCTTCCAAAGGCGTATCAGATTTCGCAATACGATAAGCCAATCGGCGAGCATGGATATATTGATATTGATCTGCCAAACGGCGAGAAAAAGCGCATTGGAATTACCCGTGTTCACTTAGAAGAAGACGCAGGTAAACTAATCCACTCGGCCGATGGTAGTAGCTCTTTAGTAGACTATAACCGTGTAGGAACACCGTTGATTGAAATCGTATCAGAGCCTGATCTTCGTTCTCCAGAAGAAGCACGATTATACTTGGAGAAGCTAAAGGCAATTATCCAGTATACAGATGTATCAGACGTGAAGATGGAAGAGGGCAGTCTTCGTTGCGATGCGAATATCAGCTTGCGCCCTATAGGCCAACAGGAACTCGGTACAAAAGCTGAGCTGAAGAACATGAATAGCTTTAAAGGTGTTCAGAAGGGCCTTGAGTATGAAGAGAAACGCCAAGCGCAGGTTCTGCGTGAAGGTGAGAAGGTCATTCAAGAGACTCGCCGCTGGGATGATGCAGCAGGCAAAACCATCTCGATGAGAAGCAAAGAGCAAGCCCATGACTATCGCTATTTCCCTGAACCAGACCTAGTAAAACTAGAAATCGATGATGAGTGGATTGCGCAGATTCAAGCAACAATCCCTGAGCTTCCAGATAAACGTAAGGAACGTTATATGGCGGAACATGGGCTATCTGCTTATGATGCAAGTGTTATCACTTCATCAAGAGAGCTGGCAGAGTTCTTCGAAAAGACGATGGAGCATTGTAAGGATGCCAAGAGTGCTGCCAACTGGCTGCAAGGTGACTTACTTGGCTATATGAACGCTAACAATATTGAATTTAAGAATCTTACCCTTGATCCAGCGAATCTAGGCAAGATGGTGAGCTTAATTGAAGCTGGTACGATCAGCACAAAGATAGCTAAGACAGTCTTCCAAGAAATTCTGGAAACAGGCAAAGATCCACAAACGATTGTAAAAGAAAAGGGCTTAGAGCAAATTAGCGACGAAGGTGCAATCCTTGCTATCGTAAAAAAAGCAATCGAGTCTAGTCCACAATCGGTAGAAGATTTCAAGAATGGTAAAGAGCGTGCTGTTGGATTCTTCGTAGGGCAAGTCATGAAAGAGACCAAAGGAAAAGCAAACCCTCAATTAGTCAATGAACTGATCATAACAGAATTGAAGAAGCTATAG
- the gatC gene encoding Asp-tRNA(Asn)/Glu-tRNA(Gln) amidotransferase subunit GatC produces MSITIKEVEHVANLARLQLSEQEQEKFTGQLNSILHLAEKINELSTDDVEPTSHVLDIKNVMRKDEVVPSLPREEALRNAPSNEDGHFKVPPIIE; encoded by the coding sequence TTGAGTATTACGATCAAAGAGGTAGAACACGTAGCAAATCTGGCAAGATTACAGCTTTCTGAGCAAGAGCAGGAGAAATTTACGGGGCAGTTGAATTCTATCTTACATTTAGCAGAGAAGATTAATGAGCTTTCTACTGACGATGTGGAACCAACAAGTCACGTACTAGATATAAAGAATGTTATGCGAAAAGATGAAGTAGTTCCTTCTTTACCTAGAGAAGAGGCACTTCGTAATGCGCCAAGTAACGAGGACGGACACTTTAAAGTACCGCCAATCATAGAGTAG
- a CDS encoding 4Fe-4S binding protein: MNSQNPTNNRIGFAVSQCKAIQGCPKAVVDTSLVAESIARVVEEMKLDEIIRHKFGERIANHHVFDIVFSGCPNGCSKPQINDLAIMARSIVEVNLDQCISCMRCLNVCKEDAIDFIDQKIVINQDHCVGCDECVRVCPTSAIENLDTGYRILVGGKLGRHPQLAVEAVPFVKGEEVEDIVRQIITYFKEYSLKHERFGDLIKRTGIEALQEYLSVR, translated from the coding sequence ATGAACAGCCAGAATCCTACTAACAATCGCATAGGGTTTGCAGTTTCTCAATGTAAAGCCATACAGGGTTGTCCAAAGGCTGTAGTGGATACATCACTGGTGGCAGAATCAATCGCTAGGGTTGTAGAGGAAATGAAATTAGATGAAATCATTCGTCACAAGTTTGGAGAACGTATTGCGAATCATCACGTGTTTGATATCGTTTTCTCTGGTTGTCCGAATGGTTGCTCGAAACCGCAAATTAATGATTTAGCGATTATGGCTAGGTCAATTGTGGAAGTGAATTTAGATCAGTGTATATCTTGTATGCGTTGTTTGAATGTTTGCAAAGAGGATGCTATTGACTTTATCGATCAGAAAATTGTCATCAATCAAGACCATTGCGTTGGATGCGACGAGTGTGTTCGAGTATGTCCAACAAGTGCCATTGAGAATCTTGATACTGGATATCGTATTCTAGTCGGAGGTAAGCTTGGTCGCCACCCTCAGCTAGCAGTAGAAGCTGTGCCTTTTGTTAAGGGAGAAGAAGTAGAGGATATCGTAAGGCAGATTATTACCTACTTCAAAGAGTACTCGCTTAAGCACGAACGCTTTGGTGACTTAATTAAGAGAACGGGAATCGAAGCGTTGCAAGAGTATCTAAGTGTCCGATAG
- a CDS encoding DUF362 domain-containing protein, whose protein sequence is MAYLISEDCINCGACVDSCPVDAISEGASIHEIKADVCIDCGACNDVCPVDAPNPA, encoded by the coding sequence ATGGCATATTTAATTAGTGAAGATTGCATTAACTGCGGAGCTTGCGTAGATAGCTGCCCTGTAGACGCTATTTCTGAAGGCGCATCAATCCACGAGATCAAAGCTGATGTTTGCATCGATTGCGGAGCTTGCAACGACGTTTGCCCAGTAGACGCTCCAAACCCTGCATAA
- the rlmD gene encoding 23S rRNA (uracil(1939)-C(5))-methyltransferase RlmD: protein MNKRNQVIPVAKNQIIEITIHALGHEGQGIGKYNDFTVFVPEALPGETVEAKIIFVKKTFAVAKLMDIISTSEGNRVTPACTIAKRCGGCQLQHMDYQAQLAFKRQIVIDNLQRIGKLTDVTVHPTIGMDNPWNYRNKAQVPIGAAIDNEAGLVSGFYAIRSHEIIPMDACNIQHSYNDELVVEVRKLAEKHGITAYDESTHKGLLRHVVIRTAFKTDEVMIVLVINGKSLPNQGQLVQEIASLSQNIKSICLNVNKEKTNVIFGDETRVLYGEDKIFDYIGDIRFGISARSFYQVNPVQTEVLYAKALEYAELTGEETVIDAYCGIGTITLFLAKKAKMVYGVEIVPEAIEDARYNAEINGVDNVEFAVAKAEEWIPQLYKKLGNSDSNDTDKDERGHECNSLPEVIVVDPPRKGCEQELLDTIIAMKPERVVYVSCNPSTLARDLQILVQGGYEAKEVQPVDMFPHTSHVECCSLLVRKDN from the coding sequence ATGAATAAGAGGAACCAAGTAATTCCCGTTGCTAAGAATCAAATCATTGAAATTACTATCCATGCCCTTGGACATGAAGGTCAGGGGATTGGCAAATATAATGATTTTACCGTGTTTGTTCCTGAGGCGCTCCCTGGGGAAACAGTGGAAGCAAAGATTATTTTCGTGAAGAAGACGTTTGCCGTTGCGAAGCTGATGGATATCATCTCAACCAGTGAAGGAAATAGGGTAACGCCTGCTTGTACGATTGCGAAGCGTTGTGGTGGGTGTCAGTTACAGCATATGGACTACCAGGCGCAACTTGCATTCAAACGTCAGATTGTAATCGATAACCTGCAAAGGATTGGTAAGTTAACCGATGTGACGGTGCATCCGACGATTGGCATGGACAACCCATGGAATTATCGTAACAAGGCGCAAGTTCCGATTGGAGCGGCAATCGATAATGAAGCAGGACTTGTCAGTGGATTCTATGCAATTCGAAGTCATGAGATTATTCCAATGGACGCATGCAATATTCAGCATTCCTATAATGATGAATTGGTCGTAGAAGTACGAAAGCTTGCCGAAAAGCATGGGATTACAGCGTATGACGAATCTACACACAAAGGCTTATTGCGTCATGTGGTCATTCGCACGGCATTTAAGACAGATGAAGTGATGATTGTCCTCGTAATCAACGGCAAGTCACTGCCAAATCAAGGGCAATTGGTACAAGAGATTGCGAGCTTGTCGCAGAACATTAAGAGTATCTGCTTGAATGTGAATAAAGAGAAGACCAATGTCATATTTGGTGATGAAACTAGAGTGTTATACGGGGAAGATAAGATTTTTGATTACATAGGAGATATTCGATTCGGTATATCAGCCAGATCTTTCTATCAAGTGAATCCTGTGCAAACAGAAGTTTTGTACGCAAAGGCACTAGAGTATGCTGAATTGACGGGTGAGGAAACGGTTATCGATGCGTATTGTGGTATTGGGACGATAACGTTATTTCTAGCGAAAAAGGCAAAGATGGTTTATGGTGTAGAGATTGTTCCCGAAGCGATAGAGGATGCGCGGTACAATGCTGAGATTAACGGGGTTGATAATGTAGAGTTTGCCGTCGCTAAGGCAGAGGAATGGATTCCGCAGTTGTATAAGAAGTTAGGTAATAGTGATAGCAACGATACAGATAAAGATGAACGGGGTCACGAGTGTAACAGTTTACCAGAAGTAATTGTAGTCGACCCACCAAGAAAAGGCTGTGAGCAAGAGCTATTAGATACGATTATAGCAATGAAACCAGAAAGGGTTGTCTATGTATCCTGCAATCCGAGTACGCTAGCGAGGGATTTACAGATTCTAGTGCAAGGTGGGTATGAAGCGAAGGAAGTCCAGCCAGTTGATATGTTCCCGCATACTAGTCATGTTGAGTGTTGCTCACTGTTGGTGCGGAAGGACAACTAA